Proteins co-encoded in one Oncorhynchus masou masou isolate Uvic2021 chromosome 22, UVic_Omas_1.1, whole genome shotgun sequence genomic window:
- the LOC135509394 gene encoding LOW QUALITY PROTEIN: breast cancer anti-estrogen resistance protein 1-like (The sequence of the model RefSeq protein was modified relative to this genomic sequence to represent the inferred CDS: deleted 2 bases in 1 codon) → MSVPVFCRMFDCLQGASSENVLAKALYDNVAESPDELSFRKGDIMTVLERDTQGLDGWWLCSLHGRQGIVPGNRLKILVGMYDKAGQQQQPPLLQAPQAGSAQTQSLSQLAFPPQSAYTKPSPSSQYTAMHPAFSNPGPVPALPDSIYMMPPNHGKPSPSSLYQIPTGPQAPPKAPMLAQKQYHAPVQDIYQVPPSMGPAPVQDIYQVPPSMGPAPVQDIYQVPPSARGPVPGQDIYQVPPSLSQTQIPPSIEKRSWDSKPLGKVVVPTRVGQVYVYDTGKSEQDEYDVPPRHTPPSQQSQDIYDVPPTRAQYSQQVYDTPPMAVKGPSGQDIYDTPPSVDKSQLLSQQTVYDFPPSVSKDVPDAPIREETYDVPPHFAKLKSLESQNQGYLIPGGPEPPIPEDVYDIPPPPLTGKHHPDTHLGQEIYDIPASLKKGGLHDPQDVYDFPRERPAGEDSIYDIPPQVVRDAGATEELTVSFKRLSASSTGSTRSNLSTSSLDMVPVRESAVPSQSGPGKLLILDLDQAMERLSRLQQGVEGSVSLLMSFISGNWRSPTQMEANLPAIRQAVDRMRVAVRDLLEFARGAVANSAQATDRTLQAKLGKQVQKMEEAFQGLVKYSQALDAVAWAPFALMTPSAGSSGDDLDRLVMCARGVPDDTKQLASFLHGNASLLFKRTNKQQQLPLPPVPHAADLMGQMTNNNISAYQMGDGRANIQSRPLPSPPKLTAEEETRDRPYETTEEGWMEDYDYVHLQGKEEFEKNQRQLLEKGTRHNKTTLEQQQLKQFERLEQEVSRPINNDISGWTPPPHYPTAQRSKLSMGDRQLLLFYSEQCEANVTTLTNAIDAFYSSINNNQPPKIFVAHSKFVILSAHKLVFIGDTLSRQVKSPEVRAHVAQHSNTLCDKLKDIVVSTKTAALQYPSPGAARDMTERVRELAGCTQQFRMALGQLVAM, encoded by the exons AACGTGCTGGCCAAGGCCCTGTACGACAATGTGGCCGAGTCCCCAGACGAGCTGTCCTTCCGGAAGGGTGATATCATGACGGTATTGGAGCGGGACACCCAGGGTCTGGACGGCTGGTGGCTCTGCTCTCTGCATGGACGCCAGGGCATCGTCCCCGGCAACCGACTCAAGATCCTGGTGGGCATGTATGACAAGGcgggccagcagcagcagcctccactcctccaggCCCCCCAGGCTGGCTCTGCCCAGACCCAGAGCCTGAGCCAGCTGGCCTTCCCCCCGCAGAGTGCCTACACTaagccctccccctcctcccagtACACAGCCATGCACCCTGCcttctccaaccctggtcctgtccccGCCCTACCCGACAGCATCTACATGATGCCCCCCAACCATGGCAAGCCCTCCCCTTCAAGCCTGTACCAGATACCCACGGGCCCCCAAGCCCCACCCAAGGCCCCCATGCTCGCCCAGAAGCAGTACCACGCCCCTGTCCAGGACATCTACCAGGTGCCTCCCTCCATGGGGCCAGCTCCTGTCCAGGACATCTACCAGGTGCCTCCCTCCATGGGGCCAGCTCCTGTCCAGGACATCTACCAGGTGCCCCCTTCAGCAAGAGGGCCTGTTCCTGGGCAGGATATCTACCAGGTTCCTCCCTCACTGAGCCAGACTCAGATCCCCCCCTCCATAGAAAAGAGGAGCTGGGACTCTAAACCTCTAGGAAAG GTGGTGGTGCCGACGCGGGTGGGCCAGGTGTATGTGTATGACACGGGAAAGTCGGAGCAGGATGAGTATGATGTCCCTCCCAGACACACGCCTCCCTCCCAGCAGTCACAGGATATTTATGACGTTCCCCCAACCCGCGCCCAGTACAGCCAACAG GTGTATGACACACCCCCAATGGCGGTGAAAGGC CCCAGTGGTCAAGACATCTATGACACACCCCCCAGTGTGGACAAGAGCCAACTGCTCTCTCAGCAAACG gTGTACGACTTCCCCCCCTCCGTCAGCAAGGATGTTCCAGACGCTCCTATCAGGGAGGAGACCTATGACGTGCCCCCCCACTTTGCCAAGCTGAAGAGTCTGGAGAGCCAGAACCAGGGCTATCTGATCCCCGGTGGGCCTGAGCCCCCCATCCCTGAAGATGTGTACgatatccctccccctcccctcaccgGAAAGCACCACCCAGACACCCACCTGGGTCAGGAGATCTACGACATCCCCGCCAGTCTGAAGAAGGGTGGACTCCATGACCCCCAGGATGTGTATGATTTCCCCCGCGAGCGGCCTGCAGGCGAGGACTCCATCTATGACATCCCCCCTCAGGTGGTGCGAGATGCGGGCGCCACAGAGGAGCTGACTGTCAGCTTCAAACGCCTGTCTGCCTCCAGCACGGGCAGCACCCGCAGCAACCTGTCCACCTCCTCTCTGGACATGGTGCCAGTCAGGGAGTCGGCGGTGCCCAGCCAGTCCGGCCCAGGGAAACTGTTGATCCTGGATCTAGATCAGGCCATGGAGCGCCTCTCCCGTCTGCAGCAGGGGGTGGAgggctctgtctccctcctcatgtCCTTCATCAGTGGGAACTGGCGCAGCCCCACCCAGATGGAGGCCAACCTGCCAGCCATCAGGCAGGCGGTGGACAGGATGAGGGTGGCTGTCAGGGACCTGCTGGAGTTTGCCAGGGGGGCTGTGGCCAACTCTGCCCAGGCCACTGACCGCACGTTACAGGCCAAGCTGGGCAAGCAGGTGCAGAAGATGGAGGAGGCCTTCCAGGGCCTTGTCAAGTACAGCCAGGCTCTGGATGCTGTGGCCTGGGCCCCTTTTGCCCTGATGACGCCCTCAGCAGGCAGCAGTGGGGATGACCTGGACCGGCTGGTCATGTGTGCCCGGGGTGTGCCTGACGACACCAAACAGCTGGCCTCCTTTCTCCATGGCAACGCCTCGCTGCTCTTCAAAAGGACAAACAAGCAGCAGCAGCTTCCTCTGCCCCCCGTCCCCCATGCCGCTGATCTCATGGGTCAGATGACCAACAACAACATCTCAGCCTATCAGATGGGAGACGGGAGAGCCAACATTCAGTCCCGCCCCCTGCCGTCCCCGCCCAAGCTCACAGCCGAGGAGGAGACCCGTGACCGGCCGTACGAGACCAccgaggagggatggatggaggactATGACTATGTGCATTTACAG GGTAAGGAGGAGTTTGAGAAGAATCAGAGGCAATTATTAGAGAAAGGGACCAGACACAACAAAACCACACTGGAACAGCAGCAG CTTAAACAGTTTGAGCGACTGGAGCAGGAAGTCAGCCGGCCAATCAACAACGATATCTCAGGCTGGACTCCGCCTCCCCACTACCCAACGGCCCAGCGGAGCAAGCTGAGCATGGGCGACCGGCAGCTGCTGCTCTTCTACTCGGAACAGTGTGAGGCCAACGTCACCACCCTCACCAACGCCATCGACGCCTTCTACTCCTCCATCAACAACAACCAGCCGCCCAAGATCTTTGTGGCTCACAGCAAGTTTGTCATCCTCAGCGCACACAAGCTGGTGTTCATCGGGGACACGCTCTCGCGACAGGTCAAGTCCCCAGAGGTGCGGGCGCATGTGGCCCAGCACAGTAACACACTGTGTGACAAACTCAAGGACATTGTAGTGAGCACCAAGACTGCAGCGCTGCAGTACCCGTCCCCCGGTGCGGCGCGAGACATGACGGAGAGGGTGAGGGAGCTGGCCGGCTGCACACAGCAGTTCCGCATGGCTCTGGGCCAGCTGGTGGCCATGTGA